One genomic window of Williamwhitmania taraxaci includes the following:
- a CDS encoding DNA-binding protein, translating to MQDHSTRKMAKKAFVLRIEEETMKAVEKWAADEFRSTNGHLEWLIDKALKESGRKKKKTGTTEHPTTGEEAV from the coding sequence ATGCAGGATCACTCTACTAGAAAAATGGCTAAAAAAGCATTTGTTTTAAGAATTGAAGAGGAGACCATGAAAGCCGTGGAAAAATGGGCTGCGGACGAGTTCCGCAGCACCAACGGTCATTTGGAGTGGCTTATCGACAAGGCTTTGAAAGAATCCGGGAGAAAGAAAAAGAAGACAGGAACCACAGAGCATCCCACAACCGGAGAGGAAGCTGTTTAG
- a CDS encoding metallophosphoesterase family protein produces the protein MIKVGIVSDTHGHTDDKLLKFFEGCGQIWHCGDIGTVAVIAALETVAPVIAVHGNIDGTETRWNNPLFQSFKIEEVSVLITHIGGYPGKYSPEARILIEKYKPKIFLAGHSHILKVIPDRKNDLLFINPGAAGISGFHLVRTAIRLTIDGDKIKDLEVAEWQRK, from the coding sequence ATGATTAAAGTTGGCATAGTTTCGGACACCCACGGCCACACCGACGATAAGCTACTCAAGTTTTTTGAAGGCTGCGGCCAGATATGGCACTGCGGCGATATAGGAACGGTGGCGGTGATTGCCGCGCTGGAAACCGTGGCGCCGGTAATTGCCGTTCATGGAAACATCGATGGGACCGAAACGCGCTGGAACAATCCACTTTTCCAGAGTTTCAAGATAGAGGAAGTCTCTGTTCTGATTACCCACATTGGCGGCTACCCCGGCAAATATAGCCCCGAGGCTAGAATACTCATCGAAAAGTATAAGCCCAAGATTTTTTTGGCTGGTCATTCGCACATCCTCAAGGTTATCCCCGACAGGAAAAACGATCTGCTTTTCATCAACCCCGGTGCTGCTGGGATTAGCGGCTTTCATTTGGTTAGAACAGCCATTCGCCTAACCATTGATGGCGATAAAATTAAAGACCTTGAGGTAGCCGAATGGCAGAGAAAGTGA
- the folP gene encoding dihydropteroate synthase, which translates to MENIASYFLKKVTITCGGKLLDLSNPVVMGIINVTPDSFYIGSRFSSAGRAVREVGKMLQEGARIIDVGAYSSRPGAKDISSKEELARLSPVIKAIRKSFPEAILSVDTFRSEVARRMVEDFGVAMVNDISGGELDPAMFQTVADLNVPYILMHMKGNPLTMQNRPTYENLEQELILYFSEKLKALNLLGVKDVILDPGFGFGKTVDHNFELLARLNDFRVFDLPILAGFSRKSMVYKTIDTTPEGSLNGTTVLNTIALLKGVSILRVHDVKEAIETIQLLDRYKKFRHF; encoded by the coding sequence ATGGAAAATATTGCTTCTTACTTTCTTAAAAAAGTAACCATCACCTGTGGCGGAAAGCTTTTAGATTTAAGCAATCCTGTGGTCATGGGGATTATTAATGTCACGCCCGATTCATTCTATATTGGGAGTCGTTTCAGCAGCGCAGGTAGAGCGGTGCGCGAAGTGGGCAAAATGCTACAGGAGGGCGCGCGCATTATTGATGTGGGGGCATACTCGTCGCGGCCGGGGGCCAAAGATATATCGAGCAAAGAAGAGTTGGCGCGGTTATCTCCAGTCATTAAAGCTATTAGGAAGAGTTTTCCGGAGGCTATTCTCTCGGTTGATACTTTCCGGTCGGAAGTGGCTCGGCGCATGGTGGAGGATTTTGGTGTAGCCATGGTTAACGATATTTCGGGCGGCGAACTTGATCCTGCTATGTTTCAAACGGTGGCCGATTTGAATGTGCCCTACATACTGATGCACATGAAGGGCAATCCACTCACCATGCAAAACCGCCCCACCTACGAGAATCTCGAACAGGAGCTTATACTCTACTTTTCGGAAAAACTGAAGGCGTTGAATTTGCTAGGAGTGAAGGATGTGATTCTAGATCCTGGTTTTGGATTTGGGAAAACTGTTGATCACAATTTTGAACTCTTGGCTAGGCTAAATGATTTTCGGGTTTTCGACCTACCTATCTTGGCTGGTTTTTCTCGAAAATCGATGGTTTATAAGACGATTGATACTACACCAGAGGGGTCGCTTAACGGCACAACTGTTCTGAACACCATTGCTTTGCTGAAAGGGGTTTCAATCCTTAGGGTTCATGATGTAAAAGAGGCTATTGAAACCATTCAACTTCTCGACAGGTATAAAAAATTTAGGCACTTTTAA
- the plsY gene encoding glycerol-3-phosphate 1-O-acyltransferase PlsY, with translation MDIIHSVYCLAGAYILGSIPTSLWVGKAFYGIDIREHGSGNAGASNTFRVLGAKAGVPVFLVDVAKGWFALTLASYSGFKPSTEYFALFQLVLGLFAFLGHVFPVFANFKGGKGVATLTGVGMAIHPFATIFAVGIFLITFLLSGYVSVGSLVAAIAFPILVNFSFGHTTLSIAAFSFSVAIMIILSHRKNIKRLREGEEHRFTFGKSK, from the coding sequence ATGGATATAATTCATTCCGTATATTGCCTTGCAGGTGCCTACATACTAGGTTCAATACCAACCTCACTATGGGTTGGTAAGGCGTTCTATGGAATTGATATACGCGAACACGGCAGCGGAAATGCAGGTGCGTCAAACACATTTCGTGTTCTCGGTGCTAAAGCTGGAGTGCCTGTGTTTCTAGTTGATGTGGCTAAAGGGTGGTTCGCCTTAACGCTAGCAAGTTACTCAGGTTTTAAACCAAGCACAGAATATTTTGCTCTATTCCAACTTGTTCTAGGATTATTTGCATTCCTAGGCCATGTATTCCCCGTTTTTGCAAATTTCAAGGGTGGAAAGGGCGTTGCAACATTGACTGGCGTGGGCATGGCCATACATCCGTTTGCCACCATATTTGCAGTAGGCATCTTCCTCATCACGTTCCTTCTTTCGGGTTATGTAAGCGTAGGATCGCTCGTTGCCGCAATTGCCTTTCCTATTCTAGTAAACTTTTCCTTTGGACATACCACCCTTTCCATTGCGGCCTTCTCGTTCTCGGTGGCCATAATGATTATTCTCTCCCATCGAAAAAACATCAAGCGACTCCGTGAGGGCGAAGAACATCGTTTTACATTCGGTAAAAGCAAATAA
- a CDS encoding BT_3928 family protein, translating to MKKSIIVASRIAAIAIAVLFIFSGFVKGIDPMGTTYKLVDYFEAFGMPFFNPIALPLSIALSATEMLIGLMLLFRVKNRVAAWGALIFMVGFTVLTFFSALFNPVTDCGCFGDAIKLSNWATFYKNLVFLPIAILAFYGSKSRQEMFGKCLLNWSATFVLAAIAVGISLHSLAYKPVIDFRPFKIGVNLKEAMAIPAGAPADEYKTTLVYKKDGIEKSFDESNYPWQDSTWVFVDSKSVLVKKGYTPTISNFSLTGENNEDITSMVTEGQGYTFLLIAPKLETANLSRINYIQNLAGLCLTNKHKFIIVSSSDWARIKEVATTIELPVTIAQADETMLKTIVRSNPGLLLIHNGTIVGKWAWREMPHFASAESNPITMALRESESRSNTYLVTTLILSLILLLIGGSWLANRK from the coding sequence ATGAAAAAAAGTATAATCGTTGCAAGCAGGATTGCTGCTATTGCCATTGCAGTCCTGTTTATCTTCTCCGGTTTTGTTAAGGGCATCGACCCCATGGGAACAACCTACAAGCTGGTAGACTACTTTGAAGCCTTCGGCATGCCCTTCTTCAACCCCATTGCGCTGCCGCTTTCCATTGCACTATCGGCAACCGAGATGCTCATTGGACTCATGCTCCTATTTAGGGTTAAGAACCGCGTAGCCGCATGGGGAGCGCTTATCTTCATGGTAGGGTTTACGGTGCTCACCTTCTTTTCGGCACTATTCAATCCGGTTACCGACTGCGGATGCTTTGGCGATGCCATTAAGCTATCCAACTGGGCTACCTTCTATAAAAATCTAGTATTTCTGCCCATTGCCATACTCGCTTTCTACGGAAGCAAGAGCAGGCAAGAGATGTTTGGCAAATGCCTCCTCAACTGGTCTGCCACGTTTGTGCTTGCCGCCATTGCCGTGGGCATATCGCTCCACTCCTTGGCCTACAAGCCCGTTATCGACTTCCGCCCGTTTAAAATTGGTGTAAACCTGAAAGAAGCAATGGCTATTCCTGCCGGAGCGCCTGCCGACGAGTACAAAACAACGCTCGTTTACAAGAAAGATGGTATTGAAAAATCGTTTGACGAGTCCAACTACCCATGGCAGGACAGCACTTGGGTATTTGTAGATAGCAAATCGGTGCTCGTGAAAAAAGGGTATACCCCCACTATTTCCAACTTCAGCCTAACCGGCGAAAACAACGAGGACATTACCTCAATGGTTACCGAGGGGCAGGGCTACACCTTTCTACTGATTGCGCCCAAGCTGGAAACGGCCAATCTTTCCAGAATAAACTACATCCAAAACCTGGCGGGCTTATGCTTAACCAACAAGCATAAGTTTATAATCGTTTCCTCCTCCGATTGGGCGAGAATTAAGGAAGTTGCCACAACCATTGAACTTCCGGTAACCATTGCCCAAGCCGACGAAACTATGCTCAAAACCATTGTTCGATCGAACCCGGGCCTACTGCTTATCCACAACGGCACCATTGTAGGCAAATGGGCTTGGCGGGAGATGCCGCACTTTGCCTCGGCAGAGAGTAACCCAATAACGATGGCACTTCGGGAATCCGAATCGCGATCGAATACCTACCTTGTAACCACCCTCATCTTATCGCTAATACTCCTGTTAATTGGAGGGAGTTGGCTAGCCAACAGAAAATAG
- a CDS encoding TonB-dependent receptor plug domain-containing protein, with protein sequence MSRLIFFAGFLLSLSSVFVVGSANAQSDTTLLEGSRFFDLTLEQLMNVQVDVATRSSENIREAAGVVTVVTNAEMLKAGTRDLKEVLSTFVPGMDFGIDVEGVVGVGFRGIWGNEGKVLLLVDGLEVNEDLFATLQWGNHYPVDMIERVEVIRGPGSAIYGGYAGLAVINVITKASGQGNGSYGAFLNSYSKDAATHRNMSFGHTQELGPVKFSFAGTEGEGTRATRTWIDAQGVPVKLSDKSEIRVSNYNAFVQYKGLSVRGMIDLYRLSTATLWGQSFGGNNYKQKFDSYFGDVRYTYSVNSRLKIIPSVQIKQQYPWQLEVPTSSYKNRRYSNKVAFDVNMVYDLRENSRLMVGGQTSQCRILGDASDLIVDKSDFSIINYAGYGQLTYSTNWANFTIGCRFDSYNHYGSSFVPRLSITKAWSDFSFKAMASQSFRVPGGVIPKRNMALGIATDPEKATNYELEIGYRFGKHIWFTVNGYRVVFDKVIVYTSDPVSGFGNYSNGGTQGTYGTEADFRITYDYVDFRLNYAYYVPDGNETGSYTIPNHDEVYPALANHRLNAIMGFKVSKKISVTPSLSWYSERYGFNVNSSSPQKFGAQALVNVSVSFTSVLVDGLDFYCGAHNITDRNVALIQPYNGGHPAIPSESASVFARLVFNF encoded by the coding sequence ATGTCTCGATTGATATTTTTTGCAGGATTCTTACTTTCATTGAGTTCTGTATTTGTCGTTGGGTCTGCAAATGCCCAGTCAGACACTACGCTGCTCGAAGGCAGTCGTTTCTTTGATCTCACCCTTGAGCAGCTCATGAATGTTCAGGTTGATGTTGCCACGCGCAGCTCCGAGAATATTCGAGAAGCGGCGGGTGTAGTTACGGTGGTTACAAATGCGGAGATGCTCAAGGCTGGAACTCGCGATTTAAAGGAAGTGCTCTCCACTTTTGTTCCAGGTATGGATTTTGGGATTGATGTTGAAGGGGTTGTAGGTGTTGGGTTTCGGGGTATTTGGGGGAACGAAGGGAAAGTCCTCTTGCTTGTAGATGGATTGGAGGTAAATGAGGACTTGTTTGCGACACTTCAGTGGGGTAATCATTATCCTGTAGATATGATTGAAAGGGTTGAAGTTATACGTGGACCGGGCAGCGCGATTTATGGAGGGTACGCAGGTTTAGCGGTAATCAATGTAATCACCAAAGCGTCGGGGCAAGGTAATGGCAGTTATGGCGCGTTTCTCAACTCCTATTCAAAAGATGCAGCCACTCATCGAAATATGTCGTTTGGGCATACTCAAGAATTGGGACCAGTAAAGTTTAGCTTTGCCGGCACGGAAGGGGAGGGGACTCGAGCCACAAGAACGTGGATCGACGCACAGGGCGTTCCCGTTAAGCTATCGGATAAATCGGAAATAAGGGTAAGCAATTACAATGCATTTGTTCAATACAAGGGGCTTTCGGTTCGTGGAATGATCGATTTGTATCGGTTGTCTACTGCTACGCTTTGGGGGCAGTCGTTTGGTGGGAACAATTATAAACAAAAGTTTGATAGCTATTTTGGGGATGTAAGATACACCTATAGTGTAAACTCACGGTTAAAGATTATTCCATCGGTTCAAATTAAGCAACAGTATCCTTGGCAACTTGAGGTTCCGACTTCTTCGTATAAGAATAGAAGATACAGCAATAAGGTTGCTTTTGATGTGAATATGGTGTATGATTTACGGGAGAATTCTCGCCTAATGGTTGGCGGGCAAACCTCCCAGTGTCGTATTCTGGGTGATGCTTCGGATTTGATTGTTGATAAGTCTGATTTCTCAATCATTAACTATGCGGGCTATGGTCAATTGACCTATTCTACAAATTGGGCTAACTTTACTATTGGTTGTCGATTTGATAGCTATAACCATTATGGTTCGTCATTTGTACCTCGATTGAGCATAACAAAAGCCTGGTCCGACTTTAGTTTCAAAGCCATGGCGAGCCAATCGTTTCGAGTTCCCGGAGGGGTTATCCCCAAGCGCAATATGGCGTTAGGTATTGCTACTGATCCCGAAAAGGCTACTAACTATGAGTTGGAGATCGGTTACCGATTTGGTAAACACATATGGTTTACGGTAAACGGTTATCGTGTGGTTTTCGATAAGGTAATTGTGTATACTTCAGATCCAGTTTCAGGTTTCGGTAACTATTCCAATGGTGGAACTCAAGGAACCTACGGAACGGAAGCCGATTTTCGGATTACGTACGACTACGTCGATTTTAGGTTGAACTATGCCTACTATGTGCCCGATGGAAATGAAACTGGGAGTTACACAATCCCTAATCATGATGAGGTTTATCCCGCTCTTGCCAACCATCGGCTTAATGCAATAATGGGCTTCAAGGTATCGAAGAAAATATCAGTTACCCCATCACTCTCATGGTACAGCGAACGCTATGGGTTTAATGTGAATTCCTCCTCGCCACAAAAGTTCGGAGCCCAAGCGTTGGTTAACGTTTCCGTTTCCTTTACTAGCGTATTGGTCGATGGCCTCGACTTTTACTGTGGGGCACACAATATTACCGATAGAAATGTAGCTCTTATTCAGCCATACAACGGCGGTCATCCAGCAATACCTAGCGAATCGGCATCGGTATTCGCACGGTTGGTGTTTAATTTTTAG
- the cdaA gene encoding diadenylate cyclase CdaA gives MMELAFITLKILDVVDILLVAILLYQIYMLVRGTVAINIFVGVFALYLVWLIVKALNMELLSSILDKVIGLGVIALIIVFQQEIRRFLLYIGNRYFSRYNFSIERLFFPGRTEKDNLLNVESIVKAARNMSETKTGALIVLARRSELEVYAETGDLIDAVISSRLLENLFFKNSPLHDGAVIICNNRIHAARCVLPVTDNMSLPAHYGMRHRAAVGITEHTDAVVVIVSEETGRISFVKDGAVKSRLTPAELQAEIESAFAALD, from the coding sequence ATGATGGAGTTAGCCTTTATAACCCTTAAAATCCTTGATGTTGTAGATATTCTTCTGGTGGCAATATTGCTTTACCAAATCTACATGCTCGTTCGAGGCACCGTGGCCATTAACATCTTTGTTGGTGTGTTTGCCCTCTACTTGGTTTGGCTTATAGTGAAGGCACTAAATATGGAACTTCTCAGTTCCATTCTCGATAAGGTTATCGGGTTAGGGGTTATTGCCCTCATCATTGTGTTTCAGCAAGAAATTCGTCGGTTCCTTCTATACATTGGTAATCGCTATTTTTCCCGCTATAACTTCTCCATTGAGCGGTTGTTCTTTCCGGGTCGCACCGAAAAAGATAATTTGCTAAACGTAGAGTCGATAGTAAAGGCAGCGCGGAATATGAGCGAAACAAAAACTGGCGCTCTCATCGTGCTTGCTCGACGGTCGGAACTGGAAGTGTATGCCGAAACGGGTGACTTAATTGATGCGGTGATTAGCTCCCGATTGCTGGAGAATCTCTTCTTTAAGAATAGCCCATTGCACGATGGTGCGGTAATTATTTGCAACAACAGGATTCACGCCGCTAGATGCGTATTACCGGTAACCGACAACATGAGTTTGCCCGCTCACTACGGTATGCGCCATAGGGCTGCCGTAGGAATCACTGAACACACCGATGCGGTAGTGGTAATCGTTTCGGAAGAGACTGGGAGGATTTCATTTGTCAAGGATGGTGCCGTAAAATCGCGCCTTACCCCAGCGGAATTGCAGGCTGAAATTGAATCGGCTTTTGCTGCTCTCGATTAA
- a CDS encoding 16S rRNA (uracil(1498)-N(3))-methyltransferase, with protein MHIFYSNQITDNIATLPEEESMHCAKVLRLNVGDKVNIIDGVGGFYLGELLFSHPKHCHITILESTLEHGKRPYHLHIALAPTKNIDRFEWFLEKATEMGVDEITPLLCDRSERKEIKLDRSERVVVAAAKQSIHAYMPKVNPMMPLKQFLSREFDGRKALAYCEGDTQAQLHHWVMPGESCIVMVGPEGDFSPAEVALAMGKGFTPVSLGNSRLRTETAGVMAAAALSLMNC; from the coding sequence ATGCATATTTTCTATTCAAATCAAATAACCGACAATATTGCTACCCTTCCCGAGGAGGAATCGATGCACTGCGCTAAGGTGCTGCGGCTGAATGTTGGCGATAAGGTGAATATTATCGACGGGGTAGGCGGGTTTTATCTTGGCGAGTTGCTCTTCTCGCATCCCAAGCACTGCCACATTACCATACTGGAGAGCACGCTGGAGCATGGTAAGCGGCCTTACCATTTGCACATTGCCCTAGCACCAACCAAGAATATCGACCGGTTTGAGTGGTTCCTCGAAAAGGCCACCGAAATGGGGGTGGACGAGATTACCCCGCTGCTGTGCGACCGCTCCGAGCGCAAGGAGATTAAGCTCGACCGCAGCGAGCGCGTGGTGGTGGCTGCGGCCAAGCAATCCATCCATGCCTACATGCCCAAGGTAAATCCCATGATGCCCCTCAAGCAGTTCCTATCGCGTGAGTTTGATGGGCGCAAGGCGCTTGCCTACTGCGAGGGCGATACTCAGGCACAGCTGCACCATTGGGTTATGCCTGGCGAATCGTGCATTGTGATGGTGGGCCCCGAGGGCGACTTCTCGCCCGCTGAGGTGGCGCTGGCTATGGGGAAGGGATTTACTCCCGTAAGCCTTGGCAACAGCCGCCTCCGTACCGAAACCGCTGGGGTTATGGCCGCTGCCGCGCTAAGCTTGATGAACTGCTAA
- a CDS encoding HD domain-containing protein → MKEETLINTRQFVMHFHANDTSGHDWWHVNRVTQLALQIAIKEKADLFLVEMAALLHDIDDWKLGNSGTSKTELFLDSTGLPPSEVTDILTIISEVSFKGAGVDTPANTIESQCVQDADRLDAIGAIGIARAFTYGGSKNRSLYEPGVNPILHGSFQEYQTNQSHTINHFYEKLLLLKDRMTTPSAKAIAQERHDFMERYLDQFFREWNLS, encoded by the coding sequence TGCATTTTCATGCAAACGATACATCAGGCCACGATTGGTGGCATGTAAATAGAGTTACTCAGCTTGCCCTCCAAATCGCAATCAAAGAGAAAGCAGACCTTTTCCTCGTTGAAATGGCTGCCCTATTGCACGACATCGACGATTGGAAGTTAGGAAATAGCGGAACGAGCAAAACCGAATTATTTTTGGATAGCACTGGCTTACCACCTTCAGAAGTGACAGATATACTCACCATTATATCGGAAGTAAGTTTCAAGGGTGCAGGAGTAGATACACCTGCAAATACAATTGAAAGTCAATGCGTTCAAGATGCCGACAGGCTTGATGCAATTGGAGCTATTGGTATAGCACGAGCATTCACCTACGGAGGCTCGAAGAACCGGAGCCTATACGAACCAGGAGTAAACCCTATATTGCATGGCTCATTCCAAGAATACCAAACAAACCAATCGCATACCATCAACCATTTTTACGAGAAATTGCTTTTGCTCAAGGATAGAATGACCACACCCTCGGCCAAAGCAATAGCCCAAGAGCGCCACGATTTCATGGAACGGTATCTTGATCAGTTTTTTCGAGAATGGAACCTAAGTTAA
- a CDS encoding SPFH domain-containing protein, which translates to MNAEKVIKPTAGWVGVTMVITSLGLGIAGLILEFIPAIFFLALAVFLIIGFVIVAPNESNVLVFFGRYVGTIKENGFYWVNPLNLKRNISLRARNFNGEPIKVNDKVGNPIMIGLVLVWKVEETYRSAFQVDDYQHFVVVQSEAALRKLAGHYPYDNFEAENTEITLRAGGEAVNEQLEIELRERLDIAGICVIEARINYIAYASEIAGAMLRRQQATAIVAAREKIVEGAVGMVELALKQLSEKKILDLDDDKKATMVSNLMVVLCSDEGAKPVINAGSLY; encoded by the coding sequence ATGAACGCAGAAAAGGTAATTAAACCTACAGCCGGATGGGTTGGGGTAACAATGGTAATCACTTCGTTGGGGTTAGGAATTGCAGGATTAATATTAGAATTTATCCCAGCAATATTCTTTCTTGCCCTGGCCGTATTCCTCATCATTGGATTTGTAATTGTAGCCCCCAACGAATCGAACGTGTTGGTATTCTTTGGGCGCTACGTGGGCACTATCAAAGAGAATGGATTTTACTGGGTGAACCCGCTTAACCTTAAGCGAAACATCTCCCTGCGAGCGCGCAACTTTAACGGCGAACCCATTAAGGTAAACGACAAGGTAGGCAATCCTATCATGATTGGCTTAGTGCTTGTTTGGAAAGTTGAGGAGACCTACCGATCGGCATTCCAGGTAGACGATTATCAACATTTTGTAGTGGTGCAAAGCGAAGCGGCATTGCGGAAACTTGCCGGCCACTACCCCTACGACAACTTCGAAGCTGAGAATACAGAGATTACCCTACGGGCCGGAGGCGAGGCGGTAAACGAGCAGCTGGAGATAGAGCTTCGAGAACGTCTCGATATTGCAGGGATTTGTGTAATTGAGGCAAGGATAAACTATATTGCCTACGCGTCCGAGATTGCCGGAGCCATGCTCCGCCGCCAGCAAGCTACCGCAATTGTTGCGGCACGCGAAAAGATTGTAGAGGGTGCTGTAGGCATGGTGGAACTCGCGCTCAAGCAGCTCTCCGAGAAAAAAATTCTTGACTTAGACGACGATAAGAAGGCAACCATGGTTAGCAACCTAATGGTGGTGCTATGCTCCGACGAAGGTGCAAAACCAGTAATAAATGCAGGATCACTCTACTAG
- the tmk gene encoding dTMP kinase produces MLIVFEGLDGAGKSTQVSMLKDYLLRQGINSEFLHFPRTDSPLFGDLIARFLRGDLGNIDSVNPYLIALIYAGDRHNAAAQLQGWLKEGKAVILDRYVYSNIAFQCAKLSDNSEREKLRQWIIDMEFDFYKIPQPTINLFLDVPLSFTEKKLTEERTGPERDYLQGKADIHEASIDFQEKVRREYREMCNLNYNLDRVDCSNNTGGMDSPENIFSKILVEIKKHDIK; encoded by the coding sequence ATGCTTATTGTTTTTGAAGGGCTCGATGGCGCCGGGAAATCAACCCAAGTTAGCATGCTTAAGGATTACCTTTTACGCCAGGGGATAAACAGCGAATTCCTCCACTTCCCCCGCACCGACTCACCACTCTTTGGCGACCTCATTGCCCGTTTTCTACGTGGCGATTTGGGCAATATTGATTCGGTAAACCCATACCTCATTGCCCTTATTTATGCCGGCGACAGGCACAATGCGGCAGCACAGCTGCAAGGGTGGCTCAAGGAGGGCAAGGCGGTGATTCTCGATCGCTACGTGTACTCCAACATTGCATTCCAGTGCGCAAAGCTATCCGACAATTCGGAGCGGGAAAAGCTCCGGCAGTGGATTATCGACATGGAGTTCGATTTCTACAAAATACCACAACCCACCATAAACCTATTCCTCGATGTGCCGCTCAGCTTTACCGAAAAGAAGCTGACCGAGGAGCGCACCGGGCCCGAGAGGGACTACCTCCAGGGTAAGGCCGACATCCACGAGGCGAGCATTGATTTTCAGGAAAAAGTTAGGCGCGAATACCGCGAAATGTGCAACCTCAACTACAACCTCGACCGAGTAGATTGCTCCAACAATACCGGAGGTATGGATAGCCCCGAGAACATCTTCAGCAAGATTTTGGTTGAAATAAAAAAACACGACATAAAATGA